The DNA region GCGGTGACTTTACAGTGCCTATTGCTTTTTTACCCTAAAGAATTATGATATTATCATATATTACATGATAAATTATATTTTTTATAATAATTCTTGAACTTGACCCAGTCTGACGGTGACCTCTTACTCCAAATTTTAGGAGATAAAAATAACGCTCCCTATATGTCGTTGCTGTAAATTTATTAAATTGGTAATGTGCGTCTCATACAATTAGAAGCAGTGCAGGCAAGTTTTGCCCACACTGAATTCTTTTAATGTCGCCTCTTTAAAAACATTTCTTATATGTTTTCCAATTACGCTTCTACCACGTTGAAATAATTCTGCCATTTGGTCAATTGATAATCAAACTGTATGGTCGTCAAAAGTAGCTTCTATTTTAGTCAAACCACCCTCTGTTTGATATATAATAATTTCAGAATTCATACTCATTCCCCTTATGCACTTTCCTTTTCACTGCTTATTCTAAATTTAATTATTTCATATTTTTTCTTTGAACTAATTCAAATACTTGACTATTACATTTATAGCAACCATTTAACTTTAATGTTTCTATAGTATTTAACTTTTCGAAACGCCCTACCTTTATAACTTCATCACATTGCTTACATCTATAAAAGCGTATAGTTTCCTTCAATTCTCCAGTATAGAGAACTCCTTTATAATGGGATTTTATTAAAGCTTTAGTTATATTAGTAGTCTTAAGAACAATCATTTGTCCTGTATTCCCAATTATGCTAGCACCTTCATAGGTATTAAACCTAGCCATTACTTCTGAAGCTATAAGTCCCATTCTAAAAAAACACTTTTGCATGGTTAATTGAAAATCTGGAGACTTATGAGCATAAGAAAAATAAATAGCAAGTCCACTATCGTCTCTTAAGGCTTCTATCCCTCTCGAAAGAAACAGATTCATTCCTTCAAGAGTATAAGGTGGATCTGTAAAAAAACAATCAAATTGATTTTTAAAATTATCCGCCAATGGCATTTTTAAATCTACATACTCACACTTAATTGGAAGATCCTCTTTTATAGCTATATCACTTATATAGTCTATAATTCTTTCATCAATATCCATTACAGTAATTTTAGTAGTATAATTAATAGTGTTATTAAAAAGTTTTTTTAGCAGAAAACCTAAAGCTACACTTACTAAATCATCATCTCCTAAACATAAAATTCTCTTTCCTACCAAGTAATAATCTTTAAGACACAATATTGCTCTTTTTAAAGATGTATCTATACTCGACTTTGACTGATCTATAGCGACATCTACTTGAGGACGATTGTCAAAAAAATCCCATAATTCTTCTTTTATTTCAATAATTTCTCTATGTTCCTTCCAAGGTTCCATTAATAGTTTCATATATAAATCACTATTTATTTTTTTGAATCCTAATTGTTCCTCTACAAAATGTCTACCTTTTATTGTAAGTCTTATTCCTCGGTCTTGAATAACTAATCCTTTTTTAATAAGTTCTTTTTTTATAGCTGCAACTACAGGAATAGGCAAGAGACTATTTCTTGCTAATTCTTTGGTGGAAATTCCTTCTTTAAAGTATATTGTTATTAATATGTTCTCTATGGTTTTCTTACCTTCTTCTATACTTACATTCTTGTTTACTTCATCTAAATAATTAAGCATTGTTTGTTGTTCTCCATATTCATCATTTTAAATTTCATTGCATAGCTTATAAAGACTAAAATACGAATTATATCTATACTAATATTGAAAGTTAAAAAGAATCATGAATAAATACAAAAAAGGTCATAGTAACAAGAAGTCACCATAACCTTTACCGTTTATATTATACATCAAATAATACCCAATATTATATTCCAATAAGTAATATGCTAAAAATCATATTAAAATATTGAAACTCAAAAATATAGCCATAATATAAGGTATATAAAAATTTACATTTGATATAAAAGAACTCTAATATATTGTGCGGTTTAATGATATCCATGTTTCTAACTTTCCCTTAAAAAGTCAACAACAAATAAACCTAGACAGTATAGGTTTAAACACTTTTTAAGATACAACTATTTAGTTGGTTTAGTTAAAAACAAATGCGGACATCAAGTTCGCTCCCTTATATTTCTCAAATGTTTAATCTTTTACTGGTTCATTATAACATATAAAAATATTCTCTTCAAATATAAAATGTAGTAGTTTGATCTTTTGCTATTTAGAAAAACCAAACATATCTTGCACACCCTCTGAAAATTTCTCTAAATAATATTTTAATTTTCCAATGGCCTACTTATTATTGTCAATTATTAGATGTCCAATATATACAGTTAACGTCTCGATATGCGATATGCCTTTTAATGAATGTTTGCGAACTACCCCACCAATTAAAAGAATCAAAATTCCAATTATACTAATAAGTGCACCTAGGTGCAAAAGCGGAGTAGTGTATTTTAAATAAACTTCATGCTGTCCTTTATCTATTACAACTCCCGTAAAAGCTGTATTTACAGGAAATGTCTCGACTTTTTTTCCGTCTATATAGGCTTGCCAGCCTTTTGTATATGGAATAGAAAGAAACAATATGGATTTGTTAGAGGCTTGGATTTTGCCTTGTATTTTGTTCGTGCTTAGTTTAATTTCTTGCAAGGTATTCTTATTTAAGTTTTTTATACACTTTTTATATTTATTCATACTTACACCGATTATCTCTAAATCTTCGTATTTATAACTGCCCTTTTGATTGAAGCTTATTGTAATATCTGTCGTGTCTTCCTGGCTTACACCTAGATTATACAGATAGTTGCGATTATCTATATAATAAGTATTGTTCATAGAGCGAGTTTCTTTAGATTTTTTTATCTTGTCTGTTTCTACAGTTAGTTTAAAATCCTTATTGTCCTTCTCGTAGTAAATTCTACTAATTTCTAAGAAAGTTTCTTTTCCGATTGCCACATTCACTTGTAAAGTGATGCTTCCATTTTTCTTTAAAACCTCTATCTTATTGTCATTAATTTTTACGCCTTCTTGTCTAATGACCTTAAAATCAAGTACTTCTCCCCACTCCTGGTATTTCTTTTTAGGTATATTGAGGATATCTTCTTCGACGATTGCAGCATTCATCATTTGATATACTTTATCCACTGTAGATTTTTCCTGGAGGCTATCATGTAAGATATATTCATCATAAATAAAACCAATAGGTAACACATATTGATTTTCATATAGAACTACTCCCTTTTCATTTACTTTCTCTTTAAAGCCGTAAGGGATAGCATGTTTATCTTTTTCTTTTGCAACATAGTACTTTACATTTAGTAAACTAGTTAATCCTGTTATATTATCTAAGCCCATATATGCAGAATTATGTGGTTTCGTTCTTAGATTGTGATCATCATAAAAAGCAATGAGGTTCTTATTTACAATAGAATTATAGATATGGGTTCCATTAAAATTATTAACAAGGCCTTTATTATCTGTCTTATCATCGTAATCTGTTCGATAAAGATCTACATCTCTCAAACTATTAACTATGGCCGTTTGATCGTCTTCATATTCTGATAGAACAGATCCAAATTCTTTAAACTCCTTTCCTAAATTGCTTTCCTTAGCATAAGTATCTACATTGACGATAAGATTTAATGTTACTAAAATAAGAATACCTATCTGAAAATAATTTGCATGGGAATTTTCTATAGGATGTCTTAGACATAAATCTTTACATAAGCATATCACTCCTAAGATAATTAAAGTAAGATTGACTACCTTTGCATCGTAAAATAGAATTCCTAAAACAGAAAAAAAAACAATAAAAAACTTCCATTGTTCATATCCGTCAATATGATTCAACACATAAGATACATTAAAACTCAACAGAAAAATATAAATATATA from Alkalibaculum bacchi includes:
- a CDS encoding GtrA family protein, yielding MKKILMTCTKRISQLLDREFFRFLIVGGVNTLLGYSMTLFLFYIIGINYKLSQILNFLICFPVAYTLQTMFAFRSRWSWKRLFLYPVSSLPNLIVQYITLIFCVEILGVVEYIAYLISYILPIPIMFFVVKFFVAAKSKDERENTLDNSFLSYLGIYTIFFVIVFLAGFQEFFEEAKSFIWYFDGTKQHFPFLYDYAETLKTVISGKSAFPMWNWQLGFGADTVFSYSYYVLGDLFSILASLFFPLSKMELAYSIMIGARLYFVGFSLLYYCKYMGLREIPSVIGSLMYAFCGHILFWGLRHPFFSNSAIIFPFLALGIEEIFKRKKPMLFILCVAFSAINNYYFLYMNTLGIFVYSIIRFFYYVIENKGSNFIKAFLKVTYYYLIGLSIGAVVFLPSAYGFLNTARVPSIELKSFFEIRDYINMFARFVINDKIPRISLPLIAFPCTLMFLRFQGRFSKSFKVMFFIMTIFVCLPIMHYAFNAMSAQNDRWVYIYIFLLSFNVSYVLNHIDGYEQWKFFIVFFSVLGILFYDAKVVNLTLIILGVICLCKDLCLRHPIENSHANYFQIGILILVTLNLIVNVDTYAKESNLGKEFKEFGSVLSEYEDDQTAIVNSLRDVDLYRTDYDDKTDNKGLVNNFNGTHIYNSIVNKNLIAFYDDHNLRTKPHNSAYMGLDNITGLTSLLNVKYYVAKEKDKHAIPYGFKEKVNEKGVVLYENQYVLPIGFIYDEYILHDSLQEKSTVDKVYQMMNAAIVEEDILNIPKKKYQEWGEVLDFKVIRQEGVKINDNKIEVLKKNGSITLQVNVAIGKETFLEISRIYYEKDNKDFKLTVETDKIKKSKETRSMNNTYYIDNRNYLYNLGVSQEDTTDITISFNQKGSYKYEDLEIIGVSMNKYKKCIKNLNKNTLQEIKLSTNKIQGKIQASNKSILFLSIPYTKGWQAYIDGKKVETFPVNTAFTGVVIDKGQHEVYLKYTTPLLHLGALISIIGILILLIGGVVRKHSLKGISHIETLTVYIGHLIIDNNK
- a CDS encoding bis-aminopropyl spermidine synthase family protein, with product MLNYLDEVNKNVSIEEGKKTIENILITIYFKEGISTKELARNSLLPIPVVAAIKKELIKKGLVIQDRGIRLTIKGRHFVEEQLGFKKINSDLYMKLLMEPWKEHREIIEIKEELWDFFDNRPQVDVAIDQSKSSIDTSLKRAILCLKDYYLVGKRILCLGDDDLVSVALGFLLKKLFNNTINYTTKITVMDIDERIIDYISDIAIKEDLPIKCEYVDLKMPLADNFKNQFDCFFTDPPYTLEGMNLFLSRGIEALRDDSGLAIYFSYAHKSPDFQLTMQKCFFRMGLIASEVMARFNTYEGASIIGNTGQMIVLKTTNITKALIKSHYKGVLYTGELKETIRFYRCKQCDEVIKVGRFEKLNTIETLKLNGCYKCNSQVFELVQRKNMK